GCGCAATGGGAGAAGCCGCCTGGGGTCGAGCCCCAGATATCTGCAGCCTGGCCGGATTCCATCACCGCGTCGGCATGCATCTTCAGCGGGTGACCCGCAGTCATGGCCGCGTACTCTTCGGCCATCTTACCAGGGTTGAAGGCATCGTTGCCAGAGGTGATGGGCACGTCCGAGCCGAGGAACTGCGTGGTGGTAGGCTGCGCCGGATCATGCGACTTGTCGGTGGCCGACTTGTCCGCATGGAGCACCACGATGCCCACATGCTGCGCCGCCCCAAGGCGACCGTCGCCATTGGGCCGAATATCAGGCGCGCCAATGTTATCGAACCCCGCCTTGGAGTGGATACCGTGCCACGTGTACAACGATAGATAGCCTTCACCCGTCTGGGGGTCATAGACCATCATGCTGTCGTTCATGGCGTTGTGCCCCCACGAGGAGGATTGGGGCATCCAGTAGTAGCCGTATGGCCCTACCTCCCGGCACGGCGCGTAGCGGTACTGGAAGAAGAACACCACGCCTTCCAGCGTCAGATTGTGCTTGGTGCCCTTGGTGTCCACAATCCCGGTATTCTTGAACACATAGTCGTAGATGAAGTAGTTGTTGTGGTGCTGCTGGCTGAAGGCATAGATGGTGCGCTTCTCGGTGATGCCGATGCCGGTGTTCACCTCGTTGTAGAGCACGCGGTCGGCAACCAGGTTCGGGTCCACTTCGTCGACAAAGTCGAGGTAATCAATCACCCCTGCCGGGATGCCGTCCACCAGCACCAGGGGCCGCTCGAATTTCCCGTACATCTTGAAAGTGACAGGCATGAATTCGCTCTCTTCGTTCAGCACCCGCGGGCCACAGTGGACGACTTTGTAGTTGAACGTCACTCCCACCAACGGATCCGGGTAGTTGGTCGCCCCGATCCACAGCGCCTTTGCCGCCTTGCAGTCCTGGTAGCGGAACTGCGCAGGCCAGCGCAAGCCATCCTGCTGGTCGGAGACCAGGTGGCGACGGCCTACTTCGATCTCGCAGCCGGCACTGGAGAACCAGTCGTGCAGCTGGCCGACCGCCATCCACCTTGTCTCGTCGGCGCGTCCCGGGCCCGGCACAAGCACGAGCACCAGCAACGCCACCCCAAGCCAGTGTGCGATTCGTCTCATGGTCTGTCCTTCTGCTTGTTCAATCGTCCAGGTTCCTCTCGCTACAGCCTGAAGTCAATGGTGATGCCGAAGAACACGCTGCGCGGGTTGAGGAAGGTAAAGTGCGTCTGGTTCGGCATGTCGATGTATGCCTTGTCATCGAGCAACTTCTTGATCTTCGGCTCAGGCACCATCACCCATTGGCCGCCGATGCACTCGAAGTAGTTCTTCCTGCTCAGATCGTAGTAGATGACATGGGGGTCGAGTTTACTGACATCCTTCATGTCCGACACCGCTTCCATCGGCTGGAACGCGACCCCGTCCTTGCGGTAGTCGCCCGGACGGTCGTTGCCCGGGATGTACGGATAGCCGAGGGGATCGCCGATGTCCTTCGGGAGGTGGAGGGACTGCATGTAATAGTTGTAGTCGAAAACGTTGACGTGCGAAACACCGGAGAAGCGCTTGATGTTGAACACGTTGTAGATGTCCACGAAGAGCTTCACGTCAAACCTGCCAATGGGGAAGAGCTTGGAGAGCTTTAAGTCAAGGTTGTAATAGTCCTTCCACCGCACGTTGTAGGTGATGCCCGGCACGTTGTTCGGATTCCAGGTGAACCAGCTGCCGGCAGTCCAACGGCCGACCAGGTTGAGGTGCCACTCGCCCAGCAGCCTCTGCCCCAGGAACACCGGACCGTAGTCAGTAGGCGTGTGCAGGTCCAGGTACGCCTTGAAACGCGGCCGCGGCCGCGGCTTATACTGCACGGGGTTCCTTCGCTCGTACTCGCGCTGGTCAGCCGGGTTCTCGTACATGTACCCTCGGCCAAACTGCCCGGAGGTCTCCACCCGATACTCGTAGTTGAGGTCGCCAGTCAGCCAGCTCCCCCACAGCTTGGTGAGGTCGACCTCAAACCCGCGGATGTCCTCGTAGGCGTTGTTGGTCAGCTTGTAGTAGTTGACCTTGCCGTCGAAACTCAGATAACGAACCCAGTACTCCTCGTCGGTAATGTCCTTGTAATAAGCCGACAGGTGCAGCAGGTAGTCCCTCGCCAGGGCATGATCGTAACCCAGCTCGTAGGAGACCGTCCTCGCCAACGGAATGGTAGGATCGCCGAAGTAGTCGACGGCGTTAATAGCCGAGCGCTGCACCCGGTACAACCGCTCAGAGGTCGGCATCTGGCGATAGTGGCCATAGTTGAAATAGAGCTTGGAGCTGGCCGTGATGGGATGAGAGATGGCCAGGCGCGGGCTCAATGTCCAGCGCGTCTCGGGTTTCTTGGTCTTGTACTGCGACTCGCGCTCCTCCCGGTAGGCCTGGGAGAAGAAGCCGCGGTCGTAGGCATCCACATCAAACCAGTTGCCGTTCGGATTACTGTAGTCCAAGACCAGTCCAAGGTTGGAGATAAAGCCCTCGAACTCTATCTTGTCCGTCACGTAAAAGGTGCCGCGGAAGGGGTTCTGGTTCACGCGCGTCCAGGTGTTGCCCTCGGGCAGGTAGGCGTTGTACTGACCGAAGGACATCCTGAACTGATCGTAAACAAACTCGGTCCCGACTTTGACCTGGTTGCGACGATCCACCTGGCTGACCAGGTCGGCGCGGGCCGTGTAGGTGGCCAGTCGGCTATAGTCCCGCGATACGCTCACCGGCCCACCCATGATGAACACGCCGTCGATGCCGAAGATCGGCTCCTCCGAGAACCCAAACGGCCGCTCATCTAAGTAGTAGCCGGGGAACACCTCGTACAGCTTCGAGGTGTCCCGATAGCGTCCCGGCCGGGTGTAATACTTCTTGCCCTGTCGCTTCAGTTGCACTTCGTAGAAGGTGCTGGGGCTCAGCACATGAGTGAACTTCAGCGTGGCGGTATGGTAAAACCGCGAGGTCGGCGACCAGTAGATGTTGGTGTAATAGCGCGTGGGAACGGTAAAGCTGCCCGTGGTCATCTGATCGGCAATTTCTTCGGCAGTCTCGAAGTAGGAAGTACCGCCGGAGAAACTGGAAGAGACCGCGAACGTCTCACCATAGAGCCCGATAAACGAAAGCTTCATGCTGGGGGTAATGTCCGATGACATCCGCAACATGAAGCTTTGATCCAAGATGGATTTGCGAGACAGCTCAATGAGGTACTGTTCCTCCTCGCGGCGGCCGGAGGCAAAGAAACGGAGGTTACCCAAGTACTTGCCGACCAGGGGTACCGGCCCACCGAACCCGGCGTCGAACAGATAGTCGGGGTCTTTAATGTCCCCTTGTTTGCGGTGTTCCCAGAGGAAGACCTGTTGGGCCCCCTGGGGGGTGAGGTCGTTGCTCGGGTCGTCGTCCTGCAGGGTGAGTGCCGAGATCTTGTTCCAGCCGTCAAACTCTGGGTACTGCCGCTGGGTGTAGGCATCCCAGGCGCCGTTCTTCGTCCCCGTCCAGCAGACCGCGTCATCCAGGTAGGGACGGAGCCAGTAGGAATTGCGGTCGTAAGGGGAGATGCCGAAGTGTTTGGGTCCAGGTGGCCTTATCTTGAACGTGACCGTGCCGCTGTACCCTTTCGGGTCGCCCTCTCTGGTCACC
The window above is part of the Calditrichota bacterium genome. Proteins encoded here:
- a CDS encoding fibronectin, coding for MRRIAHWLGVALLVLVLVPGPGRADETRWMAVGQLHDWFSSAGCEIEVGRRHLVSDQQDGLRWPAQFRYQDCKAAKALWIGATNYPDPLVGVTFNYKVVHCGPRVLNEESEFMPVTFKMYGKFERPLVLVDGIPAGVIDYLDFVDEVDPNLVADRVLYNEVNTGIGITEKRTIYAFSQQHHNNYFIYDYVFKNTGIVDTKGTKHNLTLEGVVFFFQYRYAPCREVGPYGYYWMPQSSSWGHNAMNDSMMVYDPQTGEGYLSLYTWHGIHSKAGFDNIGAPDIRPNGDGRLGAAQHVGIVVLHADKSATDKSHDPAQPTTTQFLGSDVPITSGNDAFNPGKMAEEYAAMTAGHPLKMHADAVMESGQAADIWGSTPGGFSHCAGFGPYTMAPGDSIHIVIAEGVAGLSRAKCTEVGAKWLAGGSGPFPLPDGSTTSNRDEYKDKWVFTGRDSLFKTFQRAIMTYKLNYNIPHPPPPPKFFEVTGGGDRVILKWSNEPESWPGFAGYRLYRTIHVPDTTYQLIFACGPGTDHPQIVNEYEDFDAVRGFDYYYYITSVDDGSRNVTPANPPGPLESSMFYTRTNEPVRLKRQAGKSLADIRVVPNPYNIRARDLQYGYGAPDRIMFLDIPPVCTIKIFTERGDLIETIEHTDGSGDAAWNSITSSRQVVVSGVYIAYFETPDGQSTYRKFVIIR
- a CDS encoding TonB-dependent receptor, whose translation is VVTDAETGQPLPGVNVVIEGTTMGAATALDGHYVILNVPPGVYTLRASMIGYTTVTVTDVRVKIDLTTTEDFKLSPETLMGQEVVVVAERPVVQVDVAASQKNVTASEITALPVAKVTDAIGLQAGVTSGLGIRGSGADQAIFMVDGVVLRDERDNRPITGVPLSAVREVSVQVGGFSAEYTNVRSGVVNVVTREGDPKGYSGTVTFKIRPPGPKHFGISPYDRNSYWLRPYLDDAVCWTGTKNGAWDAYTQRQYPEFDGWNKISALTLQDDDPSNDLTPQGAQQVFLWEHRKQGDIKDPDYLFDAGFGGPVPLVGKYLGNLRFFASGRREEEQYLIELSRKSILDQSFMLRMSSDITPSMKLSFIGLYGETFAVSSSFSGGTSYFETAEEIADQMTTGSFTVPTRYYTNIYWSPTSRFYHTATLKFTHVLSPSTFYEVQLKRQGKKYYTRPGRYRDTSKLYEVFPGYYLDERPFGFSEEPIFGIDGVFIMGGPVSVSRDYSRLATYTARADLVSQVDRRNQVKVGTEFVYDQFRMSFGQYNAYLPEGNTWTRVNQNPFRGTFYVTDKIEFEGFISNLGLVLDYSNPNGNWFDVDAYDRGFFSQAYREERESQYKTKKPETRWTLSPRLAISHPITASSKLYFNYGHYRQMPTSERLYRVQRSAINAVDYFGDPTIPLARTVSYELGYDHALARDYLLHLSAYYKDITDEEYWVRYLSFDGKVNYYKLTNNAYEDIRGFEVDLTKLWGSWLTGDLNYEYRVETSGQFGRGYMYENPADQREYERRNPVQYKPRPRPRFKAYLDLHTPTDYGPVFLGQRLLGEWHLNLVGRWTAGSWFTWNPNNVPGITYNVRWKDYYNLDLKLSKLFPIGRFDVKLFVDIYNVFNIKRFSGVSHVNVFDYNYYMQSLHLPKDIGDPLGYPYIPGNDRPGDYRKDGVAFQPMEAVSDMKDVSKLDPHVIYYDLSRKNYFECIGGQWVMVPEPKIKKLLDDKAYIDMPNQTHFTFLNPRSVFFGITIDFRL